The DNA segment TTTCCCAACAGCAGCAACAATTTCGTCCGGTGTGCAATCCTGAGCTTTCTTGATGAATCTCAGAGCCTCAAGCAGTTCTAGCAGGGGAATGTCGTTTTCATCGATCGATGAAACATAACTGCGCACGAACTGGACTTGCAGTTTACCCACCGTTTGTTTTTTTCTGGGAGTGATAGTCGCAATGGTTAGAGTACTCGGAACCTGCGTGGCTATCTGGAGTTTGAGATATACTGACTGTCCGGTGAGGAGTCCGGTTATTTTGTCGCCTTTGCGTGTCAGAAAAGAAATAAGTTCCTCATCAGAAGGGCTAACTTGCCCAAAAATAGTTTCCTTGGGGCGGTAGAAAGCCCCTTTAGCTTGTCGGATTAAAAACTGCTTTTTCACCAGACGTTCCAACGCTTTTGCCAGAGCTTGCGGCTTGCTTTTCTGCAAGTCTCTAAAGTCCTGATAAGTGATGATCTTCCCCGGCGGGATCGATTCTATATAATTATTTATCTGCGCTGAAACCTGCATGATTTAATTCTCTCCTGAAATAAAGTTATTCTCCTTTTGTTATTTGTCAAGTTTTTAGTGGTTAAAACGTGACAAAAAGATTACATAAACCTGCTAATCCTCCAAAACCTTAACAGCCTTCCTGAGTCCATCAGGGGCAAGGTGTGCATAGCGTTGAGTCATTTTGAAGTTACTATGGCCCATAAGCTCTTTTACAGTGTACAAGTCTGTTCCAAGCTGGACATGCCATGATGCGAATGTGTGACGGAGATTATGAAAGCACATTTTTTGTCTTGAGTCGTCTACGCCTTGGTTGAACATCTCCGCAACGATTCTGCCATATGTTTTAGAAACTCGTGCAAGTTTGTCTCCATTAACTGTGTTGAACAGGCGGTCTGAATTTGAATGAGGCTCTATAGCTCTTCGTTCTAGCATTTCGCGTACGGGCTTAATGAAAAAAGCCTTTCGGTTTACTGGGGTCTTTGGATCTCTGATATAAATATCTTCATTTTCGAAATCGATGTCCTGCCATGTAAGGGATGCTATTTCTCCGAATCGTAATCCGCAGTATAAGGCTAGAATAGCCATGTCGTGGGTTTCGGGGGATCTTGTTTTTAGCTCTTTGAAAAGTCTGGTTGCTTCATCTTTCGTCAAAAAGCGGGTGCGCCGATTGTCTTTTTTTGGGAGTTTCACTTTTTTAGTGGGGGAGTCTTCTGCAACAAGTCCATCGCGTTTTGCAAGATTCCATACTTGTGAGATCACGGCTAAAGCATAGTTGACAGATGCTACACTTCTACCCTTTGCAAACATAGCGGATGAAACTTTTTCAATATCTTTAGCTTTGAGACTTACAAGCTGAACCTTGCCTATCTTCAGGCATATCCAATTTCTGTAGAGTGCCGATTCAGCTCCGAGAGACCCGACAGACTTATAGTTTTGCGTTGGCCAGTAGCTTTGTTTCCAGAAATCAGAGAAGGTGATAGATTCTTTTTCTTTTGTTTTTATCTCTTCTTGTTCTTGCAGATATTTCTTCTGGTTCTTTTTCCGTTTTTCTGAAAGTGAGAAGTCGCCTTTGCCTGTTTTATAAGCTTCCTTGAGCTTTGAAAGTTCTATCGCTGCTTTTTGCTCAGTCCAACCTTCGCTAGCCCAACCTAGAGTCGGTTGAAATCTTTTTCCAGCTGCCGCATAGCGTAAGCCATAGCACTTATCAAATTTGACCCCATGCTTTCGAGTTTCATGCTGGTACCAGCGAACACCTGAAAACTTTGTAGAAGTAATCCACTTTCTTTTTTCCTTCGCCATACGTGCCTCCAAAAGTGCGGTACCACTTAGGTACCACTTTTTGTAAAAAACAACCTGAAATATGGTGATATGAAAATAAGTGTAAAGTCGTCAAGTTTCTTTTAAACAAAGGGATAATGTGACGTTTTGTGAGGTGAAATGAAGGGTGAAATAATTGAATGGCATTCAAGAGGCCAAGAGTTCAATTCTCTTCAGCTCCACCATATATTTCAAGGGTTTACGAGTAATGTCGTAAACCCTTTTTTTGTTTTACGTACAGCCTTTACGTACAAAGCCTCTAAAAACGCAGAAAACCCGCCTCAATTGAAGCGGGTTTTCTGCGTTTGCATGACTTGCACAATTTGGCGATGAAAATTTAAAGTTGTGGCAAAACCTCAGAAGCCCGCGCCCGATCCGCTGAATGTGGTTCGTAGTAATTTTTCATGATCATCCGGACGCTGGTTCCGGCCAAATAGGCTATGGTTGACATCTCTATACCCTGGTTAAGCATCGTTGTGATCCAAAGGTGACGAATATCGTAAAGGCAAACGGGGTACGGTAGATCTGCACCTTTCGGGCCTGTTGCTCTGGTCAGTGAGCGGCGAACATGCGTAACAGGTTTGCCTTTGTATTCTATGATGAATCCGCTTTTGTGCTGCAGCTCCGAGAGGTAAACTTTTTTTATAAATTCGTCTGAACATTGAATCGTAGCCCATTTATTTACTTTCGTATGAAATACTTTAATTTCGCCGGTTGTGTAATTCACATTGCTATCGTAGCGCAGGGAAAAGAAATCTAGCTTTCCCGCTCTTACCGGGATATTCCAGGCAACATCAAGAACCCATGCTAAATGGTCCGGTGAATGATCCTGAATGGATCTAAGATCCTTAACTGTAAGCATTGAATGACGGCTGGATTCTTTTCCTTTTTTCCATAGCCCTAATGGATTTTTTTGAATCAATCCGTGATCCTGTCCGAACTGAAAAATAGATCTTAAGTATCCAATATAGCGGTTTCTTGTTGATTGGGAAGAATCTGAATAATGCGTGCTGATGATTTTCATAACATCGGCTTGAGTTATTAATCGGCAAGGTCTGCTACTAAGTTCTTCAGCAAAATAATTATTGAAAACGTTTGCCCAGTCTTTGAGCCATTTTTCCCGCCTGCCTTGCGCTTTTTTTTCGTCAATCCACATTTGGCATAGCTCGTCAATATAGATCCCTTCAGATCTATGAAGCGGCAAGGCTTCACCCTTTGCTTTCTTAAGCTTAATTTCAAGATCAAACTGAGTAGCTTTTTTTTGTCCGGCCTGAGTTTTGCCGAATGAACGGGATCTTAGTTTTCCGAATTCGTCACGGAAATCAACAATCCAGTATCCATCTTTTCGCTTTCTAACACTCACTTTAAACCTTTACCCTGTTGAATTTTCTTCTGCGCAGATTTGGTTGCTTGCTAAATGTTTCGGGACTCACCATCCAAAGATCAAGCATGGATTCCGGAAATCTATTCCGCTCCGGACCAGCTAAAGGAATCTCATAACCTTTTAATTTTTCATCGAATGTCGAAACTGCATATCCACAATATTCAGCCGCTTTTTTCTTGTTGTAAAACGGCCCCTTGATGCTAGTTATATCCATAATTGCCTCCCTCAAATCCCTTTAATAATGTGACTAATCTTTATAAAAAGCGTTGTTGATCGCCTAATTTAATAGGCTTTTATGTCCTCAACGTGAGGCACAAGCTAGGCTATTATATCCTAATTATCAAGATAGTTATATTTAAAATCTTACAAATGTACATTTGCAGGAAAATGAAGGGGTGGAAGTGGAAGATCCTATTGATGAACTTTTTCAGTTAGTTGAAGCAATTGATTTATGTAGTAAAACAGCGCCTTCAGGGTTGTCTTATATGTTGAAAATATTGAAGAACAGATTGTATCAAGTTGTTCTAAAGCTTGAAGAGGAAGAAGTGGTGAAGGAGTAATATAATGAGGCCCGATTATTTCGGGTCTTTTAGGTTTTTGTTGTACTGGTCGACCTGCCAGATCAGACTTGGGAATTCTATATTTAATATGCTGCTGATTCTTTCTGATTCTGAAAGTGTTAATTTTCTTGGTTTTCCTCCTCCTCTTGGGTCTCTGATTCTGCGCCATTGTCTAACTGCAATTTCTTCTGACAAGTCAGGGAAGAGTTGCCGCGCAAAATCTGAATGTGAGATTCTTTTTTCAGTAAGATAATTAACTATAAATCTCACAAAAACCCTTTCAAATTCTATTTTCATTGAGTTCTCCAGATTGCTTTTTGTACTGTATAGGATTCATTATCCTAGCAGTAAAGGTCTATTTTATCCTTGACTAGATAGGATTATTAATCCTAAGTCTACATACATGAGAAACAGAATAATAAAACACATTAGATATATCGAAGAGAAGACGGGATCTTATTCTAGCTCTGCAAGGCTTTTGGGTATTGATCCACGCACTTACCGCAATCAGCGTAAAGATTTGAAGATGACTCGAAGCGCACGCAGGGCAATTATTTTAGCTGCCAAATATTTACGATTGAAAATAACGCTTAGAATTCTGAGAGAGGATTATGGCGTTCCAATTGAAGATATCCGCGCCGCATGTAAGCAAGCAAGAACTATATAAAATAAACAGGTAAAACCAATGGATAACAAAGAAAGCTTACTTCCTCTTGATGCTCTGGATGCCTTCAAACTTGCGCTTGAACTCAGCGATAAATCAAAACAGGAGATCTCGCATGAAATGGGCTGGCAGGACTACCATACCAACCGGATTTTTTCCCCTGAGCATTACTATTGTTCTTATGAAGATCTTCCAAAGTTTTGTGCTGTTGTTGGCAATAATATCGTTATTGAGTGGCTGGCTGTTAAGGCTGAAAATTACGAACAGCCGTTGTCAGTAGAAGAGATTGATTGCACGGCTTTACTGTTTCGCGTTGGTCAGATCTTCGGAGAAACCAGTGATGTGGGAACTGAGGTTCAGGCCGCTATAAAAGATGGCAAGCTGGAACCGTCCGAACTGCGCAGGATCATCAAAGAATTAACTCAGCTGACAGATAAAGCTATGAAAACGATCGGAGAGATCCGGAAGGCAGAAAGAGATCTTACAAAGATGATTAAGGAATCTGCCTAATAAATTTTGCATGTCGACCTCCTTTGCTGAAGCCTGCCGAAGTCGGGATAATCGGCATTATCTGCGGTCCTTCCCTCCCTCAAATATAATAAATTAAATTGCATAGGGAAGGGCTGCAGATAATTAAATGAAGAGTGATAACAATTCAATATTTCAAATAGAAAACGCCCTAACCAAATACTGGCAAGGGCGTTTCTTGTGAAGGGTAAAAATGAACTACAAAAAAGACTTGTATGAAATGTTCAGAGCTTCACCCAGCTTCTTGGCCATTTCCAAGGTGATAGGCCGAACACCTCTTTCCATTTCAGAAATGTTGTTCTTGTGTATCCCTGTTGCGGCAGCCAGTTCAATCTGTGTCATGTCTTCACGGAATCTTGCTCCGCGCAGAAGATCGCCGGGGGTAACATCTGGAAAAGCTTCATCTACGGTGATGATTTCTTCTCCTTCACTGTTTTTTTCCATGACTTCAAGACCTGCCAGCAACCAGAAAGACTTTGTGCTTTCAATGATTTTAGCGGCCTCTTTTGCAGGAATACGGACGCAGAAATCAACCGAATCTTTTGTAATTGACCTTCTCGTGAGTTCCAACATATTTGACCTCCATTACTTGAATACTGTTCTTTTCCACCTTCCAGACAGCCACATAGCGGGGTTTACCTTTGTTCAGGTGGCAGTGGTAAACGCTTTCCATTCCTTTCAACTGTCCATAGTTGGCCCAGCCGAATTGTTCTGGACCATCCTCTTTGAGTCTGTTGTTCAAAAGGAAGAAAGCCTGCTGCACTTGTTTTGGCAGTTTCTTGATTTGCTTCTGCAATTTTGTGGAAATGTTTACTGTCCAGTTCATGAATACAAAGTAAGCCCTGACAGGTTACTTGTCAACTATGATAGTTTATTTTTGTTTAGGATAGATCACCCTAGCTACTTGACAAAATTAAAAGATAAAGGGCATTCTGAAGTCCTCAAATCTAGAACGGTGTTCTCCAGCCTAACTGGGGACTTTTTATTGCGCATTAGCGCACCCTATGAATCTGACGGGATTAGTCCATTCTTTTTAGAAGGTACTAATCCTGATAGACAGGGCAACCAGAATCTCCATGTTGTGAAGCATGGGGGCGTCGTTCTAGGCGTTGAGAATTCTGGTTGCTCTTTTGTTTTTGGGAGACTGAGCAGCCGACACTCAAAACTAGAACGGAGGCTATCATGGCCAGACAAGACCTGTCCCCTAATCAGGCAATTTTCTTCCTCTTTGACGCATGCACTGCGCTCGAAACTCTTAAGACTTTACCAGACGAACAAATCTCCGCCGGAGCCAAGATTCTTATTGATCTTGTGGCTCATGGCGTGTGTTCGTGCGCGGTGGTTTTGGACGATGCAATTGATGTTGAAGCAGAAGGGGGAAATTAAGATGGAAAGATTCACAGTTAAATTTTTGAATGATGATGCAGAGGATGCTACCTATCAATGTCCGTGTATGGCCATAGCCGCCAGCCTGTTTGCTGAAGAAGAAGCAGAAGTGGGAATGATCGAAACACAGGATGAATTTGACGATATGCCGCCCATTGAAGTTACGGATTCCGAAGGTAATAAAAAACTGTTCCGTATCAAAATCCGAAAAGAGATTTCATATATTCCTAGTGAGGTGGCTAATGACCAATAACCCCCCTCCCAAATTCACAGTAAACATTGACGAAGTAGTGCAAGCCCTGCGCACTTCTCAGTTTAATTTTACTGAAACAGGAACGGCATTCATTAAAGGTGAATGCCCGTCCTGTGGTAAAAATGAATTATATATATCCAAAGAAAAGCCGTGGCAGATGAAATGCAACCGGCTAAACAAATGCGGTTATGAAGAAGCAACCAGGAACGTTTTTCCGGAAGTGTTTGCGGACTTCTCCAGAAAGTATCCGGCAACGGAAGAAGAACCAAACAGAACAGCGGATGCTTTTTTAGGAATAGACAGAGCCTTTGACCTTTCGCGGATTCGTGGCTGGTATGAACAGCAAGCTTATCAGATTCCTAGAACTAATCAGCATTGCAATACGGTACGTTTCTATTTTGATAAAGAGCGCACACGGTACTGGGAACGGCTGATAGATAAAACTAAGAAGGATGGCCAGAAAGCAAACTTTGGCGGCCAGAAAAAGCAAGACGGAACTTTATACAAAGGTGATGCATGGACACCGCCAGAACAAGAGCTGAAGGAAGGGGATAAATGCTTTCTCGTGGAAGGTGTTTTCCACTCCATAGCCTTGCATCATCACGACAAGAAATCAGCGGCTTGTTTCAGTTGTAATAATTTCCCGAAGAACTTTATTGAGCAGCACAAAGGAAAGGGTATCATCTGGATCCTTGCGCTGGATGGTGACAAGGCCGGAATGGATTACAGCCGGAAACACGCAAGAAAGCTCCGTGTGATGGGCGAAAAGTACGAAGTTTACCAGCTGCCGGAAAAACAGGATTGGGATGATCTGCACAGAGCTGGAAAGATCAATTCAACCTTCCTGAAGGGCTGCGAATATCGCGGTAAGCTGATGATGGCCGAGACTGTAGAAGAATGCGCCTACATCAAATATTGCAAGTTCACTTCCAGGAAGTTTGTAATTAACTTCCGGAACCGTCTTTTCAGTGTGAAAATTGATATTGGACAAATAGTTGAAGATCTTGAAGGCGATCCCATCGAAACGGATGATGGTTTTAAAATATTCCTGTCTAATTGTGACGTGATAGAAATCTGCAACCGTGATCCTCAGTGCCTTTACCGTGAAGTTGATGAAATTCTAGGCGAACAGTTTTATGTGTTCAAGATCCATTCCCCGAAAGGTGAGCCGGAAGTGGTTAGCTTTGAAGGAACCAATATTGCTTCAGCTGATGCCTTTCATAAAGCCTTACTGAATAAAACAGGCGGGGGAATCTTCAATGGTTCCCCTGCTGATATGCGAGTGCTAACAGGGCGCTGGCTCCGTGACGCGCTGCCCATTGTCCGCTCAATCCCCTACATTGGTTACGACAAAGAATCAGAGACATATGTTTTCCCTTCAGCCGCCTATCATAACGGCCGTGAAATACTTCTGAATGAAAATAAGTTTTTCGACTTCGGAAAGACTTTCATTAGACCGGGGCTTAAATCCGTTTCTATTTGTTCGGATGGTAAATTTGATCCACGCTGGTTGCCGGATTTTATGAAGGCATTTCACTGGCAAGGCGTTGCCTTACTTGCGTTCTGGCTTGGCTCGTTGTTTGTTCAGCAGATCCGGCAAGACCATAAAAGTTTTCCATTCTTTGAATTCACTGGTGATCCCGGTGCAGGTAAATCAACCCTGCTTGAATTCCTTTGGAAACTGGTTGGCCGTGAAGGTTACGAAGGGTTTGATGTTATGAAGGCCACCGTTGCAGGACGACGCAGAGCATTCAATCAGGTTTCTAATCTTCCGGTTGTAATTATAGAATCAGACAGAGACAGCGGCGTTTCAGACGGCAAACAACGGCAGTTTAACTTTGATGAATGTAAACCATTCTATAACGGCCGTGGAACCGGAACACTCGGTGTGGCCAGACGAAATAACGATGTTGATGAATCATTGTTTCAGGCTTCGCTTATTATCTCCCAGAACGCAGAGGTTGACGGATCGGAAGCACTCCTTCAGCGCGTGGTTCATTGCCATGCGGATAAATCGCACCACGGAGCTGGCACAAGAGACATTGCAAGATTCTTTGAACGATTAAGCAGTGAAGACGTTTCCGGCTTTCTTAAAGAAGCACTCAAAAATGAAAAGAAGATTCTGGCCACTTTCTTTGAAGCCTTTGACCGCATCGAGCAGGACTTTTCTTCAAAGCTTAAAAATGAACGAATAGCTAAGAATCACGCACAGGTTGCCGCCTGTGGCCATGCCCTTAAGGTTTTATTCCCGAACATTGAGGATCGGAGTACGCAAAGGCTGCAGGACTACCTATTAAGTAGAGCCTTGCTACGTGAAGAACGTCTTGCGGCAGATCATCCGCTGGTTGAACAGTTCTGGGAAACTTTCAGGTATTTAAATTCGGAAACTAAAGCTTCAATTGATTACACGCTGAACCATAGTGCTGAACCAGATCAGTACGCTATAAACCTGAATCATTTTAAACAACGTTGTCGCGAAAACGGTCAAGAAGTTCCAGACATGAAGGAGCTGAAGAAGCTGCTTATTCATTCCAAAAAGCATGAACTGATTGAAAAGAACAGGTCTGTGCGCAGTAAGTTGTTTGATAAAGTTGTTAAGTGCTGGGTTTTTAAAAAATAACATTTAGGAGGAAGAGCCGTGTCAGATCTGAGAAAACAAATTCCAAATGTATTAGATATAAGTCCGGAGAATCTTAAATGGTTGACTGAAGTCTGGTCTGCTTACACTAGGGTCAACATGTCTAAAAAAAATGTTCTAGACATGTTGAAGATGGCTGAAATGCTTTGTGGCGCAAAACAAGTGAACGTATCAGAACAGCTTCATTTTCTGCATGATCTTCCTGAAGAACCTATTCTACAGCAGTTTTGGAATATAGTAGAAAAACACTGGGTAGATTTGAATCACAAAAAAAATGATTATGAGCTGGCAATAAACCTGAATCAGTTTATGAACTTTTGTGAAAAAAACGGATACACAGGGTTTGATCGTATGACTTTGATAAAGTGGTTGCCGTACTCGCAGCAGTATCAATTCATGGAAAGGAATAAGGCCGTACGCAGTTGTCATGATAGTAGAGCCGTAAAGTGTTATATATTTAAAAAATTACAGTAGGTTATGTGTATATACGCGCGCACATGCGCACACGCGTGTGTGAGTTTGAATTAAGTCGCTATAGGGGGCTACGGAAAGAGGTGACAGTGGTTACAAAAAATAAATATATATATAACATATTCAAATATATTAATAATTGGTTAAAGTCTTATAGTTACAAGTAAGGCACAACTGGTGACAATGTAACCTATTTTTGAAACCAAATTGCAAAAAGTTAACATACTGAAATAATTGAATGTCACCTTTTTAGTAACCTCAATGTCACCTGTTTTAGGACTTTCAGGTTACAATAATAAATCAAAGATATTGAGTGTTTAGGTAGTATGGAAGGTTTTACGCATCAATGTAACCTCTTTCCGATGCCCCTACCCCCTTAAGTTTTAGGAGAGCATCATGGAAGTAAACGGATATCTTAAAGTAGATGGCAAGGCGCGTAAGGTTTTACACGTAGGATCTGAATCAGTAAGGCTGGAAGGTGGTAAGGAAATACCCATGAATTTGATTGGGCTGTATCCCTATTCTGGATCGGAGCCAGAGCCGCGGCAATGTAAACAACGACAACTTAGCTTGATATGATAAGGAAAATGAGCTAGGATCTCATATCCTACTTTTTTTGGTATGTTTTTATAGGTTGTATTTGTTTGTATGTAATAATAAAGGGGCTGAGTATGTGTGTGCTGGCAGACAAAGATCTAGAAAAACTTATTTCAAGCGGTGAAGTAAAAATTGAACCAAAGGGTGAGTATTCTATTTCTCCTGCTTCTATTGATTTGAGGCTAGGATGCTGTGCCTATAGATACACTAAAGATAGATATACGCTGGGAGAAGAATTTCCTTCGGACTTGTTGGATGAGTTTGAATTTATAGAGCATGAAATAGGGCCAAATGATTCGGCTCATATTGCATTAGCACAGAGTATAACTATTCCTGAAAGTCATTGTGGAATTTTAAAGCCTCGCTCTAGTATTACAAGACTTGGGTTGTCTATTAGCGAAATATTTATTCAGCCTGGGTATAGTGGTGTTCTCCCTGTTCACATTACTAATAATTCGTCTATGACCATTACAATTGTTCCAGGGGTACGAGCTGTTCAGCTTGTTCTTTTTAGTCTTTCTTGTTCTCCTAGGAATAAATATGAAGAGGGCAGCGATGCAAAGTATTTTAAGGAGCAGGCTTCACATTCTTTGATTCATACAGATCAAGAGTTAAGTGCTATGGCTCAATCTCTTAGAGACGGATCAGGTGTTTCTCTCTATCGTAAAATGATGGGTAAATAGTATGAGTTCTTGCTCTTCTGAGGAAAAGATAAAAGAAAAAATATTAGACGGTCTTGTTGTAGATGCCTGTTTAACTATGGAATCTGATTGCGTTCAAATTGATGTAGATAAATTGAAAGAGCTTAGGCCTAATATTGTTAGAATCGTAGGGCCTCAAGCTGATGAGTTGCTCAGAGATTATAAAGCTAGTGTGTCGATTGAAGAGGTTAAAGATATAATTGTGAAAGATGTTCGAAAAGAACTGACTCATGCTTCTGCATTGGATAGGTTTTTGGAATCATCTTTTACAGTGATTCTTTTTATTTTTGGTCTTTTTTTTGCTGTTTTACCTCCTGCTCTTGAAGGCAAAAGTAATATAGAATTTTTGTATTCTGATGTTTTTTTGCAAACAAAGAATATTATGTATGGTTCTTCAGGATTATTTTTTTTGTTGCTAGCTTTAAATATAATAATTCGCTACCGTCGTTCCCCTCGGTAAAGATCTTTTCCTTAAAAAATATATATGAAACACCCTCGGTACTGAATCCAGTGCCGAGGGTTTTGTTATTCTGTTTCAGGTTTAAATAGTTTTGCGTGGCTTGGGTGGTATAGAGGATGAAGCGGGATTGCGACTCTTAACTCTTTTAAGAGATGTAGTTTGTCTTCTTGGTGGAATAATGTGTAATATAAAAGGAATCGAAGAATTTCTTTCGGAAGTTTAGCAAAAACTAATTGTTCATAATTGTTTTCACTTACGTCGTTTTTTTTGATGCCTTCTAATATATTGTAAAAGTGATTTGCTAGAAAAGTCTCAGTATAGGACAATTGGATTTTTTTAGTTCGTAGCTCGTCAATCCGCGTTCCATATTTTTCTAAATCTTCTTGTAGTTCCATCTCATATATTACCTCTTCACCGTTGTTGCAGTCATATCCAAAATCTATGTCATAGGAGAAATTTTTATCCAAAAATTCATCTGTAGCAGAGTTGAGTATAGGGTCGATGCCTTTTTCAATAAATTCTTTTATAGCATTATCAAATAAATCAAGATTTTTGAATAAGTAGGTCTCAAATAATTGTTGTCTTGAATTTTGTTGTTGTGCTTTGATTGCCTGACGTTGATCTACCAAATCTTCCCGTTGAAGCCATAATGCACCGAGAAAGAAGATTGTTCCAGCCAAGGATAAGAATGGGGCTACCGCTCCAGATAAGAAAGATCCAATCTGTGCAGATTTTTCAAAATCTATGCCCCCCAAATTTAAATACCCTTGGCTCTGTGTCTTAAGCAAGAAAATGAATCCAATAATGAGTCCAAAGATGATAATGGAAATTCCAATCGTAAGAATAATTTTATAGTCTCTCATAAATTTACCCCCAACCCCGCAAACAATTCCAACTGCTCCGCATGCCCCATACTCTGAATTTTCTTCCGGAGAGGGTCAGGCAGATCCAAGGCCGAAGGGCTTAACGTGTGTGAAAAAGTAAGATCCATAACAAATGAATGGCCACACTCAGGATTCTTGCAAGAGCAATACAACTTCTTGTATGACTCAGCTTCCTGTGAACTGGATTCAATCCTCGCTAATTGTCCGCATCTATCACAACGTATTCTTACACTCACGGTGTTAACCCCTCCGCTTAATTATTATGCTGATACTTGTACCGCTTCAAAGCTGATTTTACCAGTGTTTAAAAGGTGATCGTTGATTTCAAGTAGCGTTTCTCTGATGGGTTCAATTTCATTTTCTTTATAAACAGCATCTACTTTTGTTATGTCTCCAAATCCTGTCATATTTTGGGGTATGATGGCGGCCAGTGCAGGCGGCATTCGGTGCGCTGCTATGATATCATCACGCGAAATATTCTTGATTTTTTCAAGTTCATCTTTGGTGGAGAAGTCACCAACGGGAATAATTTGAATATCTTTTTCACGGCCGTTCGGAATGTGTAAGAATGTGTTCTTGAAATTACCTGGACCTTTTGTTGATTTTAGAGATTTGCGAATCTCATTTTGTTCTTTTTCTCCTAGCGATGCTGAAGAAGAATAGAAGATGTAACCCGTGTGCGCACCGTTCAAGTAGTATTTGCGCCTGAATAGTGTTGCATCTTCATTAAGAAGCATGGACTGAATCGCACCCAGATAACCGGGCATTCCATAAACAGATTGGGACACATCATAATTTTTTATATGAACGACTTCACCAGCCTTGAAATTAACTATTTCGCCGATTGTGTTTAATATACAATATGTATCTGGTTCTTTTGCTCTGCGCATATTGATAGCCGGCAAATGTCGCACTTCAATCACTTCTTTAAAATGATTGCGGACTAGCTGAAAATAGCTGTTTGCAAAAACATTATAATCTGTTGTTGCTGCAAGCATAGCTCTACGCTTCAGGACTTTGGATCCCTTAAAACCGCGCATTACAAGCTGGGTTTTAAAATCCAGAATAGGGCCATGGTAGGCGTTTGCTCTTAACAGCCTAGCTAGTCCCGTCCACGGTGTAGGTGTTGAATAATAACGGCCATTGTCCAGCAACCAGATTCCGAGATTATCTGTTATGTGAGAAGAAAGAACCGGTTCTGGATCGCCAAAAGCAAATGTTTCTGCTTTACTCATATAATTTACTCCTAAAA comes from the Maridesulfovibrio ferrireducens genome and includes:
- the dcd gene encoding dCTP deaminase yields the protein MLADKDLEKLISSGEVKIEPKGEYSISPASIDLRLGCCAYRYTKDRYTLGEEFPSDLLDEFEFIEHEIGPNDSAHIALAQSITIPESHCGILKPRSSITRLGLSISEIFIQPGYSGVLPVHITNNSSMTITIVPGVRAVQLVLFSLSCSPRNKYEEGSDAKYFKEQASHSLIHTDQELSAMAQSLRDGSGVSLYRKMMGK
- a CDS encoding ogr/Delta-like zinc finger family protein; this translates as MSVRIRCDRCGQLARIESSSQEAESYKKLYCSCKNPECGHSFVMDLTFSHTLSPSALDLPDPLRKKIQSMGHAEQLELFAGLGVNL
- a CDS encoding phage portal protein, producing the protein MSKAETFAFGDPEPVLSSHITDNLGIWLLDNGRYYSTPTPWTGLARLLRANAYHGPILDFKTQLVMRGFKGSKVLKRRAMLAATTDYNVFANSYFQLVRNHFKEVIEVRHLPAINMRRAKEPDTYCILNTIGEIVNFKAGEVVHIKNYDVSQSVYGMPGYLGAIQSMLLNEDATLFRRKYYLNGAHTGYIFYSSSASLGEKEQNEIRKSLKSTKGPGNFKNTFLHIPNGREKDIQIIPVGDFSTKDELEKIKNISRDDIIAAHRMPPALAAIIPQNMTGFGDITKVDAVYKENEIEPIRETLLEINDHLLNTGKISFEAVQVSA